From the Paraburkholderia sp. PREW-6R genome, one window contains:
- the ruvA gene encoding Holliday junction branch migration protein RuvA, translating to MIGRIAGVLLEKNPPHLLVDCNGVGYEVDVPMSTFYNLPSTGERITLLTQMIVREDAHLLYGFATAQERSTFRELLKISGIGARMALAVLSGMSVSELAQTVTMQDAARLTRVPGIGKKTAERLLLELKGKLGADLGAMAGAASASDHASDILNALLALGYSEKEALAAIKNVPAGTGVSDGIKLALKALSKG from the coding sequence ATGATCGGTCGCATTGCCGGCGTTCTGCTGGAAAAAAACCCGCCGCATCTGCTCGTCGACTGCAACGGCGTCGGCTACGAAGTCGATGTGCCAATGAGCACGTTCTATAACCTCCCCTCCACCGGCGAACGGATTACATTGCTCACGCAGATGATCGTGCGCGAAGACGCGCATCTGCTGTACGGCTTCGCTACCGCTCAGGAGCGCTCGACCTTCCGCGAATTGCTGAAAATTTCCGGCATCGGCGCGCGCATGGCGCTGGCGGTCCTTTCCGGCATGAGCGTGAGCGAGCTTGCGCAAACTGTCACGATGCAGGACGCTGCTCGCCTCACGCGCGTGCCGGGCATCGGCAAGAAGACGGCGGAGCGGCTGCTCCTCGAACTGAAGGGCAAACTCGGCGCCGACCTGGGCGCAATGGCGGGCGCGGCATCTGCATCCGACCACGCCTCCGACATCCTGAACGCACTGCTCGCATTGGGTTACTCCGAAAAGGAAGCGTTGGCGGCCATCAAGAACGTGCCGGCGGGCACCGGTGTTTCCGACGGCATCAAACTCGCGTTGAAGGCGTTGTCCAAGGGCTGA
- the ruvB gene encoding Holliday junction branch migration DNA helicase RuvB: MIETDKLAAERIIAATPVSPNEEAFERALRPRQLEEYVGQEKVRGQLEIFIEAAKRRSESLDHVLLFGPPGLGKTTLAHIIAREMGVNLRQTSGPVLERAGDLAALLTNLEANDVLFIDEIHRLSPVVEEILYPALEDYQIDIMIGEGPAARSVKLDLQPFTLVGATTRAGMLTNPLRDRFGIVARLEFYNAEELARIVTRSASLLHAQIHPDGAFEIARRARGTPRIANRLLRRVRDFAEVKADGNITAQVADAALRMLDVDGVGFDLMDRKLLEAILHKFDGGPVGVDNLAAAIGEERDTIEDVLEPYLIQQGFLQRTPRGRVATLLTYRHFGLAAPESTSALPGLWDSAAT, encoded by the coding sequence ATGATCGAAACCGACAAACTCGCCGCCGAGCGCATCATCGCGGCCACGCCCGTCTCGCCGAACGAAGAAGCGTTCGAGCGCGCGTTGCGTCCGCGCCAGCTCGAAGAATATGTCGGCCAGGAAAAGGTGCGCGGCCAACTCGAGATCTTTATTGAAGCGGCCAAACGCCGTTCCGAATCGCTCGACCACGTGCTGCTGTTCGGGCCGCCCGGTCTGGGCAAGACCACACTCGCGCACATCATCGCGCGGGAAATGGGCGTCAATCTGCGGCAAACGTCGGGCCCCGTACTCGAACGCGCGGGCGACCTCGCCGCGCTGCTCACCAATCTCGAAGCCAACGACGTGCTGTTCATCGATGAAATCCACCGGCTCTCGCCGGTCGTCGAGGAAATTCTGTACCCGGCGCTCGAGGATTATCAGATCGACATCATGATCGGCGAGGGGCCGGCCGCGCGCAGCGTGAAGCTGGACCTGCAGCCGTTCACGCTGGTCGGCGCGACCACCCGAGCAGGCATGCTGACCAATCCGTTGCGCGACCGCTTCGGGATCGTCGCGCGGCTTGAGTTTTATAACGCGGAGGAGTTGGCGCGCATCGTCACGCGTTCGGCTTCGCTGCTGCACGCGCAGATTCATCCGGACGGCGCGTTCGAGATCGCGAGACGCGCACGCGGCACGCCGCGAATCGCCAACCGCCTGCTGCGCCGGGTACGCGATTTTGCCGAAGTGAAAGCCGACGGCAACATCACTGCGCAGGTCGCCGACGCGGCGTTGAGAATGCTCGACGTGGACGGTGTCGGCTTCGACCTGATGGACCGCAAGCTGCTCGAAGCCATCCTGCACAAGTTCGACGGCGGCCCGGTCGGCGTCGACAATCTTGCGGCCGCCATCGGCGAAGAACGCGACACGATCGAAGACGTGCTGGAGCCGTACCTGATTCAGCAAGGCTTCCTGCAACGCACGCCGCGCGGCCGCGTCGCCACGCTGCTGACGTATCGCCACTTTGGCCTTGCCGCCCCCGAATCAACGAGCGCGTTGCCCGGCCTGTGGGATTCGGCCGCCACCTGA
- a CDS encoding oxygenase MpaB family protein, translating to MSDQARRPDSSGSPSIAQLLTGRLRSKLAAGVTHLTSGSGPMLDYSSPPGDPGLFGPDSVCWKVHADFTSMMTGGISALLLQALHPLALAGVWDHSTFRVDILGRLRRTATFIAGTTYGNRHDALALIERVKRIHLGVTGTAPDGRPYRASDPALLTWVHVAEVSSFMTAHLRYVNPFLPVAAQDQYFAETARIAEMLGASDIPRSRAAIEAYLLAMRAQLVASERTREVVKVLMNAPAPSVAMRPAGMLMLNAGVDLLPDWAQAMLGFERHAVIRRALTRPGVRLVAPVVRWALVNGVSKRARRRVASGCDVDPK from the coding sequence ATGTCCGATCAAGCCAGGCGGCCTGACTCATCCGGCTCACCCAGCATTGCACAGCTGCTGACGGGGAGGCTGCGCTCGAAACTCGCGGCCGGTGTGACACACCTGACAAGCGGCAGCGGTCCCATGCTGGACTATTCGTCCCCGCCTGGCGACCCCGGCCTCTTCGGCCCCGATTCGGTCTGCTGGAAAGTCCACGCCGATTTCACTTCCATGATGACAGGCGGCATCAGTGCGCTATTACTCCAGGCACTGCATCCGCTGGCGCTCGCCGGTGTGTGGGACCATTCGACCTTTCGCGTCGACATTCTCGGCCGCCTGCGTCGCACGGCGACCTTCATCGCCGGCACGACTTACGGCAACCGCCACGATGCCCTCGCGCTAATCGAGCGGGTCAAACGCATTCACCTTGGCGTGACCGGCACGGCCCCCGACGGCCGCCCTTATCGCGCGAGCGATCCCGCGTTGCTGACGTGGGTGCACGTGGCCGAAGTGTCGAGTTTCATGACCGCTCATCTGCGCTACGTGAACCCTTTTTTGCCCGTTGCCGCGCAAGACCAGTATTTTGCCGAAACGGCGCGAATCGCCGAGATGCTCGGCGCGTCCGACATTCCGCGCTCACGCGCCGCGATCGAAGCTTACTTGCTGGCCATGCGCGCCCAACTCGTCGCCAGCGAGCGCACGCGCGAGGTCGTGAAGGTGCTGATGAACGCGCCGGCGCCGAGCGTCGCCATGCGACCCGCCGGTATGTTGATGCTGAATGCGGGTGTCGATCTGTTGCCCGATTGGGCTCAGGCAATGCTGGGTTTCGAGCGGCACGCTGTCATCCGTCGTGCGCTGACGAGGCCCGGTGTGCGGCTGGTGGCGCCGGTCGTTCGCTGGGCGCTGGTGAATGGCGTGTCCAAGCGCGCGAGACGGCGCGTGGCGAGTGGGTGCGACGTGGACCCGAAGTAG
- a CDS encoding histidine phosphatase family protein yields the protein MTTQILLIRHGETDWNRIKRIQGHIDIPLATTGLAQAERLARRMVEEAKQGARLDAIYSSDLLRARQTAQPIADALGLTLQLREGLRERSYGAFQGHDSDEIAARFPDEYAHWQTRDPGFAPPQGESQRALYHRVLHAIEPLVAAHPGGRIACVAHGGVLDCVRRFAAGLPLDAPRDYPLLNTSVNVVDYADDASRATIVSWADVAHLDAPSGDDSFRKAPEPGR from the coding sequence ATGACTACGCAGATTCTGTTGATCCGGCACGGCGAAACCGACTGGAATCGCATCAAGCGCATTCAAGGTCATATCGACATTCCGCTTGCGACCACGGGGCTAGCTCAGGCAGAACGTCTCGCCCGACGCATGGTGGAAGAGGCGAAGCAGGGCGCTCGACTCGACGCCATTTACTCGAGCGACCTGCTGCGCGCCCGGCAAACTGCCCAGCCGATCGCCGACGCACTCGGGCTGACGTTGCAGTTGCGCGAAGGTCTGCGCGAGCGGTCATACGGCGCGTTCCAGGGGCACGACAGCGACGAGATCGCCGCGCGCTTCCCTGATGAATATGCGCACTGGCAAACTCGCGACCCCGGTTTCGCGCCGCCGCAGGGCGAGTCGCAGCGCGCGCTTTATCATCGCGTGCTGCATGCAATCGAACCGCTGGTCGCCGCGCATCCCGGCGGACGGATTGCGTGCGTCGCGCACGGCGGGGTACTGGATTGCGTGCGGCGCTTTGCGGCGGGTTTGCCGCTCGATGCGCCGCGCGACTATCCGCTCCTCAACACGAGCGTGAACGTGGTCGACTATGCGGACGACGCGAGTCGCGCAACGATCGTGTCATGGGCGGACGTCGCGCATCTGGACGCGCCGAGCGGGGACGACAGCTTCAGGAAGGCGCCCGAGCCCGGGCGTTGA
- the dtd gene encoding D-aminoacyl-tRNA deacylase, translating to MIALIQRVRRAEVRVAERVTGAIEAGLLALVCAERGDTEAAADKLLAKMLGYRVFSDPAGKMNLSVQNLDGAGRAGGLLLVSQFTLAADTNSGLRPSFTPAAPPDEGKRLFDYFVAAARAKHPIVETGEFGADMQVSLVNDGPVTFWLQTKA from the coding sequence ATGATCGCGCTGATCCAGCGCGTGCGGCGCGCCGAAGTGCGCGTGGCCGAGCGCGTCACCGGCGCGATAGAAGCTGGTCTGCTCGCGCTCGTGTGCGCCGAGCGCGGCGACACCGAAGCGGCCGCCGACAAACTGCTCGCCAAAATGCTCGGCTATCGCGTGTTCAGCGACCCCGCAGGCAAGATGAACCTGTCCGTGCAGAATCTCGACGGCGCGGGTCGTGCGGGCGGCCTGCTGCTGGTGTCGCAATTCACGCTCGCGGCGGACACCAACAGCGGTCTGCGTCCGAGCTTTACACCGGCCGCGCCGCCTGACGAAGGCAAGCGTCTGTTCGACTATTTCGTCGCGGCGGCGCGCGCGAAACATCCAATCGTCGAAACCGGCGAATTCGGCGCGGATATGCAGGTGTCGCTCGTCAACGACGGCCCTGTCACGTTCTGGTTGCAGACGAAGGCCTGA
- the tyrS gene encoding tyrosine--tRNA ligase: MSTESNKPNPASAFPVTDEVRHALAVTKRGVDELLIEDEFAQKLAKSQATGKPLRIKLGLDPTAPDIHIGHTVVLNKMRQLQDLGHTVIFLIGDFTSLIGDPSGRNATRPPLTREQIESNAKTYFDQAALVLDRDKTEIRYNSEWSMPLGADGMIKLASRYTVARILEREDFTRRFQSGVPISIHEFLYPLMQGYDSVALNADLELGGTDQKFNLLVGRELQKQYGQEQQCILTMPLLEGLDGVEKMSKSKNNYIGISEKPTDMFGKLMSISDTLMWRYFELLSFRPMDEIAGFKKEIEAGRNPRDFKVMLGQEIVARFHSQADAERALEDFNHRAKGGVPDDIATVSLAGAPLAIGQLLKQANLVPSTSEALRNIEQGGVKIDGATVSDKGLKVEAGEYVVQVGKRRFARVTLTA; the protein is encoded by the coding sequence ATGAGCACCGAGTCCAACAAGCCCAATCCCGCGTCCGCCTTTCCGGTCACCGACGAAGTTCGTCACGCGCTCGCCGTCACGAAACGCGGCGTCGACGAACTGCTGATCGAAGACGAATTCGCGCAAAAGCTCGCGAAGAGCCAGGCAACAGGCAAACCGCTGCGCATCAAGCTCGGGCTCGATCCGACCGCGCCCGACATTCACATCGGCCACACCGTCGTGCTGAACAAGATGCGTCAGTTGCAGGATCTCGGTCATACCGTGATTTTTCTGATTGGCGATTTCACGTCGTTGATCGGCGACCCTTCGGGCCGTAACGCCACGCGGCCGCCGCTCACACGCGAGCAGATCGAGTCGAATGCGAAAACGTATTTTGACCAGGCCGCGCTCGTGCTCGATCGCGACAAGACCGAAATCCGCTACAACAGCGAATGGTCGATGCCGCTCGGCGCCGACGGCATGATCAAACTCGCGTCGCGCTATACCGTGGCGCGGATTCTGGAGCGCGAAGATTTCACGAGGCGCTTCCAGAGCGGCGTGCCGATCTCGATCCACGAATTCCTGTACCCCTTGATGCAGGGTTACGACTCGGTCGCACTGAACGCTGACCTCGAACTCGGTGGCACGGATCAGAAATTCAACCTGCTGGTAGGCCGCGAACTGCAGAAGCAGTACGGCCAGGAACAGCAGTGCATCCTGACCATGCCGCTGCTCGAAGGCCTCGACGGTGTCGAGAAAATGTCGAAGTCGAAGAACAACTACATCGGCATCAGCGAAAAGCCGACGGATATGTTCGGTAAGCTGATGAGCATTTCGGACACGTTGATGTGGCGTTACTTCGAACTGCTGTCATTCCGTCCCATGGACGAGATCGCGGGCTTTAAAAAGGAAATCGAAGCGGGCCGCAATCCGCGCGATTTTAAGGTCATGCTCGGGCAGGAAATCGTCGCGCGTTTTCATTCGCAGGCCGACGCCGAGCGCGCGCTCGAAGATTTCAACCATCGCGCAAAGGGCGGCGTGCCGGATGATATTGCGACGGTATCGCTTGCGGGCGCACCGCTCGCGATAGGCCAGTTGCTCAAGCAGGCGAACCTCGTGCCGTCGACGAGCGAAGCGCTGCGCAATATCGAACAGGGCGGCGTGAAGATCGACGGCGCGACGGTGTCCGACAAGGGTCTCAAAGTCGAGGCGGGCGAGTACGTCGTGCAGGTCGGCAAGCGCCGCTTTGCACGCGTCACGCTGACGGCCTGA
- a CDS encoding anhydro-N-acetylmuramic acid kinase: MAQDDTADGVYFGLMSGTSMDGVDGVAVRFTEGKPPVVLAEAFVGFAAGLREALFALQQPGDNEIEREALAANALATRYVVCCHELLRGSRVCAAEVRAIGVHGQTVRHRPEKGYTRQINNPALLAEMMHIDVVADFRSRDVAAGGQGAPLVPAFHATVFGAKDETRVVCNLGGISNITILNATGSVRGFDCGPANALLDEWAARHLGKPFDENGHFAAGGQVNRELLNALLDEPFFSLQPPKSTGRDLFNAEWLDARLQPFSGLPPADVQATLVALTAVTVAREIERHASDARAVYVCGGGARNPEIMKALQQALEDSGVRGVPVMTTEALGVPPSQVEPLAFAWLAMRCVARLPGNLPAVTGASAARVLGAIYPR, from the coding sequence GTGGCGCAAGACGACACCGCAGACGGCGTCTATTTTGGATTGATGTCCGGCACGAGCATGGACGGTGTAGATGGCGTGGCCGTCCGCTTCACCGAAGGCAAGCCGCCGGTGGTGCTGGCCGAGGCGTTCGTCGGCTTCGCGGCTGGGTTGCGCGAGGCGTTGTTCGCGCTCCAGCAACCGGGCGACAACGAAATTGAACGCGAAGCGCTGGCGGCGAACGCACTTGCCACGCGCTATGTGGTCTGCTGCCACGAACTGCTGCGCGGTAGCCGCGTTTGCGCCGCGGAGGTCCGCGCGATCGGGGTGCATGGGCAGACGGTGCGGCATCGGCCGGAAAAAGGGTACACGCGGCAGATCAACAACCCGGCGTTGCTCGCGGAAATGATGCATATCGACGTGGTGGCGGATTTCCGCAGCCGCGACGTGGCAGCGGGCGGTCAGGGCGCGCCGCTCGTACCGGCGTTTCACGCAACCGTGTTCGGCGCGAAAGACGAAACGCGAGTGGTCTGCAATCTTGGCGGCATCAGCAATATTACGATCCTCAATGCGACAGGCAGCGTACGCGGGTTCGATTGCGGCCCGGCCAACGCATTGCTCGACGAATGGGCGGCACGCCATCTGGGCAAACCATTCGATGAGAACGGCCACTTCGCAGCCGGCGGGCAGGTGAACCGAGAGCTGCTCAACGCGTTGCTCGACGAACCGTTTTTCTCGCTTCAACCGCCCAAGAGCACCGGGCGAGACCTGTTCAACGCCGAATGGCTCGACGCCCGGCTGCAGCCGTTCAGCGGCCTGCCGCCCGCGGACGTGCAAGCGACGCTCGTCGCGTTGACCGCCGTGACGGTGGCGCGCGAGATCGAGCGACATGCGTCGGACGCCAGGGCCGTGTACGTGTGCGGCGGCGGCGCACGTAATCCGGAAATAATGAAGGCTTTGCAGCAGGCTTTGGAGGACAGCGGCGTACGCGGCGTGCCAGTCATGACGACTGAAGCGCTCGGGGTGCCGCCAAGCCAGGTCGAGCCGCTGGCGTTCGCGTGGCTCGCCATGCGCTGCGTGGCCCGCTTGCCGGGCAATTTGCCGGCGGTCACGGGCGCATCCGCCGCGCGCGTGTTGGGGGCGATTTATCCGCGCTGA
- the erpA gene encoding iron-sulfur cluster insertion protein ErpA: MNAVTETPVTEMPAPFVFTDAAADKVKELIEEEGNPDLKLRVFVQGGGCSGFQYGFTFDEAVNEDDTVMNKSGVQLLIDSMSYQYLVGAEIDYKDDINGAQFVIKNPNATTTCGCGSSFSV, translated from the coding sequence ATGAACGCTGTTACCGAAACACCCGTAACCGAGATGCCGGCCCCTTTCGTCTTCACCGACGCGGCGGCTGACAAGGTCAAGGAACTGATCGAAGAAGAAGGCAACCCGGATCTGAAGCTGCGCGTGTTCGTGCAGGGCGGCGGCTGCTCGGGCTTCCAGTATGGTTTTACCTTTGACGAAGCTGTCAACGAAGACGATACGGTCATGAACAAGAGCGGCGTTCAGCTGCTGATCGACTCGATGAGCTACCAATACCTGGTTGGCGCCGAAATCGACTACAAAGACGACATCAACGGCGCGCAGTTCGTCATCAAGAACCCGAATGCCACGACCACATGCGGTTGCGGCTCGTCATTCTCGGTTTGA
- the rpsI gene encoding 30S ribosomal protein S9: MIGNWNYGTGRRKSAVARVFIKAGKGEIIVNGKPIADYFSRETSLMIVRQPLELTNHGVTFDIKVNVNGGGETGQAGAVRHGITRALMDYDATLKPELSKAGFVTRDAREVERKKVGFHKARRRKQFSKR; the protein is encoded by the coding sequence ATGATCGGTAACTGGAATTACGGCACGGGCCGCCGCAAGAGCGCCGTCGCACGCGTCTTCATCAAGGCTGGCAAGGGCGAGATCATCGTCAATGGCAAGCCTATCGCCGATTACTTCTCGCGCGAAACGTCGCTGATGATCGTGCGTCAGCCGCTGGAACTCACGAACCACGGCGTCACGTTTGACATCAAGGTCAACGTGAACGGCGGCGGTGAAACGGGTCAAGCCGGTGCGGTGCGCCACGGCATCACCCGCGCGCTGATGGACTACGACGCAACGCTGAAGCCGGAACTGTCGAAAGCCGGTTTCGTTACGCGTGACGCTCGTGAAGTCGAACGTAAGAAGGTCGGCTTCCACAAGGCACGTCGCCGGAAGCAATTCTCGAAGCGTTAA
- the rplM gene encoding 50S ribosomal protein L13: MKTFSAKAHEVTREWYVIDATDKVLGRVASEVAHRLRGKHKPEFTPHVDTGDFIIVINAGKLKVTGNKATDKKYYRHSGYPGGIYETTFGKMQERFPGRALEKAVKGMLPKGPLGYAMIKKLKVYAEATHPHSAQQPKALEI; this comes from the coding sequence ATGAAGACGTTTTCCGCAAAAGCCCATGAGGTGACGCGCGAATGGTACGTGATTGACGCGACGGATAAGGTTCTCGGGCGTGTCGCCAGCGAAGTGGCACACCGTCTTCGCGGCAAGCACAAGCCTGAATTCACTCCCCACGTCGACACCGGTGATTTCATCATCGTTATCAACGCCGGCAAGCTGAAAGTCACGGGCAACAAGGCAACTGACAAGAAGTACTACCGTCACTCGGGCTACCCGGGCGGTATCTATGAAACGACGTTCGGCAAGATGCAGGAACGCTTCCCGGGCCGTGCGCTCGAGAAAGCGGTCAAAGGCATGCTGCCGAAGGGCCCGCTCGGCTACGCGATGATCAAGAAGCTGAAGGTCTACGCTGAAGCAACGCATCCGCATTCGGCACAACAGCCGAAAGCGCTCGAGATCTAA
- a CDS encoding OsmC family protein, with amino-acid sequence MECKVSWMGQDGMAFAAETGSGHLVAMDGAPEGGGRNLAPRPMEMVLLGTGGCTAYDVVMILKKSRQEIAGCSVTLKAERASEDPKVFTKVHFHFTVTGKNLNPATVERAINLSHDKYCSASIMIAKTAELTHSFDIVAA; translated from the coding sequence ATGGAATGCAAAGTGAGCTGGATGGGGCAAGACGGGATGGCATTCGCGGCCGAGACGGGCAGCGGTCATCTGGTCGCGATGGACGGCGCGCCGGAGGGCGGCGGTCGCAATCTCGCACCGCGTCCGATGGAAATGGTATTGCTGGGTACGGGCGGTTGCACCGCCTATGACGTCGTGATGATCCTGAAGAAAAGCCGCCAGGAGATTGCCGGCTGCTCGGTCACGCTGAAAGCCGAGCGCGCCAGCGAAGATCCGAAGGTTTTCACGAAGGTCCACTTTCACTTCACCGTAACCGGCAAGAACCTGAACCCGGCGACCGTGGAGCGCGCGATCAACCTGTCGCACGACAAATACTGCTCGGCGTCGATCATGATCGCGAAAACGGCCGAGTTGACCCACTCGTTCGACATCGTCGCGGCCTGA
- a CDS encoding DUF3025 domain-containing protein, translating into MQMQDAAPPGFADIDWTKPWFAQFAARGERWQRAALAGYAALLNEMNADARSTQQQTGRGQRLAFIAQDDLPPGAAYEAHIAATGCVPTRHNLHDFFNGSMWFAFPRIKAALNARQSAAIDVLGVGPTRGGIRDALTLFDENAVLFACADPALSAALRGFDWQTLLVAQREAWGARCEVRSFGHALLEKLVTPFKACTGHAWIVDVPPEYFAWNTSERDAWVDEAVSAALLGTDELSSRMFAPLPVLGIPGWWPENESAGFYDDASVFRSGRRAR; encoded by the coding sequence ATGCAGATGCAGGACGCCGCGCCGCCGGGCTTCGCCGACATCGACTGGACGAAGCCGTGGTTTGCGCAGTTCGCCGCGCGCGGCGAACGCTGGCAACGCGCGGCGCTCGCGGGCTATGCAGCGCTGCTGAACGAGATGAACGCCGACGCGCGTTCGACGCAGCAGCAAACAGGGCGCGGCCAGCGGCTCGCGTTCATTGCACAGGACGATCTGCCGCCGGGCGCGGCTTACGAGGCGCATATCGCGGCCACCGGCTGTGTACCGACGCGTCACAACCTGCACGATTTCTTCAACGGGTCCATGTGGTTTGCGTTTCCGCGCATCAAGGCGGCGCTGAACGCGCGGCAGTCTGCGGCCATCGACGTGTTGGGCGTTGGACCGACCCGTGGCGGCATTCGCGACGCATTGACGCTGTTCGACGAAAACGCTGTCTTGTTCGCTTGCGCTGATCCGGCGCTGAGCGCCGCGCTACGTGGCTTCGACTGGCAAACGCTGCTCGTTGCGCAGCGCGAAGCATGGGGCGCGCGCTGTGAAGTGCGCTCGTTCGGACACGCGTTGCTCGAAAAGCTGGTGACGCCGTTCAAGGCCTGTACGGGGCACGCGTGGATTGTCGACGTGCCGCCCGAGTATTTCGCGTGGAATACATCGGAGCGCGACGCGTGGGTGGACGAGGCGGTCAGCGCGGCACTGCTCGGCACCGACGAGTTGTCGAGCCGCATGTTCGCGCCGTTGCCGGTGCTGGGCATTCCCGGCTGGTGGCCGGAGAACGAATCGGCCGGCTTTTACGACGACGCGTCAGTGTTTCGGTCCGGGCGACGGGCGCGCTGA
- the pyrC gene encoding dihydroorotase — MTASTASHVTADSRIDSQIDSITLARPDDWHLHVRDGAMLAAVLPDTARQFGRAIIMPNLKPPVTTTAMAQAYRERIVAAIPAGAKFEPLMTLYLTDNTPPDEIRRARESGFVHGVKLYPAGATTNSDAGVTDIMKCAKTLEVMQEVGMPLLVHGEVTDSSIDLFDREKVFIDRVMTPLRRAFPALKVVFEHITTKDAVDYIREAGATPDLLGATITAHHLLYNRNAIFQGGIRPHYYCLPVLKRETHRVALVEAATSGNPRFFLGTDSAPHPKGLKEHACGCAGCYTALHALELYTEAFDKADALDKLEGFASFYGADFYRLPRSQEKVTLRREEWTLPAELPVGDTPVVPLRGGESIGWRLV; from the coding sequence ATGACCGCCTCCACCGCTTCCCACGTTACCGCCGACAGCCGGATCGATAGCCAGATCGACTCCATCACACTGGCTCGCCCGGACGACTGGCATCTGCACGTACGCGACGGCGCCATGCTCGCCGCCGTGCTGCCGGACACCGCTCGCCAGTTCGGCCGCGCGATCATCATGCCGAACCTGAAGCCGCCCGTTACCACCACCGCGATGGCGCAGGCTTATCGCGAGCGGATCGTCGCGGCAATTCCGGCCGGCGCGAAATTCGAACCGTTGATGACGCTGTACCTCACCGACAATACGCCGCCCGACGAAATCCGCCGCGCGCGTGAGAGCGGCTTCGTGCATGGCGTGAAACTGTATCCGGCAGGCGCGACGACGAATTCGGACGCGGGCGTGACCGACATCATGAAGTGCGCGAAAACGCTGGAAGTGATGCAGGAAGTGGGGATGCCGCTGCTCGTGCATGGCGAAGTGACGGACTCGTCGATCGATCTGTTCGACCGCGAGAAAGTGTTTATTGACCGTGTGATGACGCCGCTACGCCGCGCGTTTCCGGCGCTCAAGGTGGTGTTCGAACACATCACCACGAAAGACGCGGTCGACTACATCCGTGAAGCCGGCGCCACGCCGGATCTGCTGGGCGCGACGATCACCGCGCATCATCTGCTGTACAACCGCAACGCCATTTTTCAGGGCGGCATTCGTCCGCATTACTACTGCTTGCCGGTGCTCAAGCGCGAGACGCATCGAGTGGCGCTCGTGGAAGCCGCGACGTCGGGCAATCCGCGTTTCTTCCTCGGCACGGATAGCGCGCCGCATCCGAAGGGCCTGAAAGAGCACGCGTGCGGCTGTGCGGGGTGCTACACCGCGCTGCATGCGCTGGAGTTGTACACCGAAGCGTTCGACAAAGCCGACGCGCTCGACAAGCTCGAAGGTTTTGCCAGCTTCTATGGCGCCGATTTCTACCGCTTGCCGCGCAGCCAGGAAAAGGTGACGCTGCGTCGCGAAGAATGGACCTTGCCGGCCGAGTTGCCGGTGGGCGACACGCCGGTCGTGCCGCTACGCGGCGGCGAATCGATTGGCTGGCGCCTCGTCTGA